The Bacteroidota bacterium genome contains a region encoding:
- the hutU gene encoding urocanate hydratase — MNEETTVLAPVQKRTIRAPRGSGLSCKGWLQEAALRMLMNNLDPEVAEKPDELIVYGGTGKAARNWECYDAIVRSLKELENDETLLVQSGKPVGIFKTYPDAPRVLISNAMLVPHWATWDEFRRLEALGLTMFGQMTAGSWIYIGTQGILQGTYETFAALANRDFGGSLAGRFLVTAGLGGMGGAQPLAATMNGAACLVVEADRSRIERRLKTGYVDEMAETLDEALLSLMTAKELKEARSVALLGNAAEVLPELFARNIPVDILTDQTSAHDTLQGYVPAHLPYEEALRLRVSDPAEYQRRARESIAEHVGAMLKFRKRGTVVFDYGNNIRGEALAGGVAGAFDIPGFVPEFIRPLFCEGKGPFRWAALSGDPEDIYRTDRAVVEAFPENKPLCRWIEKARTQVRFQGLPSRICWLGYGERAKMGRIFNDLVARGEVKAPIVIGRDHLDCGSVASPNRETEKMMDGSDAIADWPILNALLNAVGGASWVSVHHGGGVGIGMSIHAGMVIVADGTKEAGRRLERVLTYDPGSGVLRHADAGYDRAIEVASQHGLKIPLPRR, encoded by the coding sequence ATGAATGAAGAGACGACGGTGCTGGCCCCGGTTCAGAAGCGGACGATCCGCGCGCCGCGCGGAAGCGGGCTGAGTTGCAAGGGATGGCTTCAGGAAGCGGCGCTGCGCATGCTGATGAACAATCTCGATCCCGAGGTCGCTGAGAAACCGGACGAGCTGATCGTCTACGGAGGGACCGGAAAAGCCGCGCGCAACTGGGAGTGCTACGATGCCATCGTCCGCAGCCTCAAGGAACTGGAAAACGACGAGACGCTTCTCGTCCAGTCGGGAAAACCGGTCGGGATCTTCAAGACGTACCCCGACGCGCCGCGGGTCCTGATCTCGAACGCGATGCTGGTCCCCCACTGGGCCACCTGGGACGAATTTCGGAGGCTCGAGGCGCTCGGACTGACGATGTTCGGACAGATGACCGCCGGGAGCTGGATCTACATCGGGACACAGGGGATCCTCCAGGGGACGTACGAAACATTCGCCGCCCTTGCGAACAGGGATTTCGGCGGCTCGCTGGCCGGCAGGTTCCTCGTGACGGCGGGGCTTGGCGGCATGGGGGGAGCCCAACCTCTTGCCGCAACGATGAACGGTGCCGCCTGTCTTGTCGTCGAAGCCGACCGCTCGCGCATCGAGAGGCGTCTCAAGACCGGTTACGTCGACGAGATGGCGGAGACGCTCGACGAGGCGCTCCTCTCGCTGATGACCGCGAAGGAATTGAAGGAAGCCCGCTCAGTCGCCCTCCTCGGGAACGCCGCGGAGGTGCTGCCGGAGTTGTTCGCCCGGAACATCCCCGTCGACATCCTGACGGACCAGACTTCGGCCCACGACACGCTTCAGGGATATGTCCCGGCGCATCTTCCCTATGAAGAAGCCCTGCGCCTCCGCGTCTCGGACCCGGCGGAATATCAGCGGCGCGCGCGCGAATCGATCGCCGAGCATGTCGGCGCCATGCTGAAATTCCGGAAGCGCGGCACGGTCGTGTTCGATTACGGAAACAACATCCGGGGGGAGGCCCTCGCCGGGGGCGTCGCCGGCGCGTTCGACATCCCCGGGTTCGTGCCCGAATTCATACGCCCGCTGTTCTGCGAGGGAAAGGGTCCCTTCCGGTGGGCGGCGCTCTCGGGGGATCCGGAGGACATTTACCGCACCGACCGGGCGGTGGTGGAGGCATTTCCTGAAAACAAGCCTCTCTGCCGCTGGATCGAAAAGGCGCGAACACAGGTCAGGTTCCAGGGTCTCCCGTCGAGGATCTGCTGGCTGGGGTACGGAGAACGGGCGAAGATGGGCCGGATCTTCAACGATCTTGTGGCGCGGGGGGAAGTGAAAGCGCCCATCGTCATCGGAAGAGATCATCTCGATTGCGGCTCGGTCGCGTCTCCCAACCGCGAAACGGAAAAAATGATGGACGGAAGCGACGCGATCGCCGACTGGCCCATCCTCAACGCCCTGTTGAACGCGGTCGGCGGCGCGAGCTGGGTCAGCGTTCACCACGGGGGCGGCGTCGGAATCGGCATGTCGATTCATGCGGGAATGGTGATCGTGGCGGACGGGACGAAGGAAGCCGGGCGGAGGCTCGAGCGCGTCCTCACCTACGACCCCGGATCGGGAGTCCTCCGGCACGCGGACGCGGGGTATGACCGCGCGATCGAAGTCGCGTCGCAACACGGGCTGAAGATTCCTCTTCCCCGCAGATGA
- a CDS encoding DUF5700 domain-containing putative Zn-dependent protease: MTTNRSVAVSFLIGLAVCASHVPLLSQTNPKFNVSLRVDYTAAQQMLDLFSDEPVNTTSLAALRGNLIAASTTGLIADRGGVAGLLRNYLDSLRYHQIIRDDVYHLESARKSAPEIRSLLVEMQKGTFSRRVIATVEQIFPAEAEVSIDIPLYAVALGHENVDAYVRRIRWEGDVPKFVGEGEGELTIVVNLSQSVKYGPDLQERYLTLLGVVAHEVFHAAFGAYKDGSRSWRRYQRTHTRPFDALLDLTQNEGIAYYLSLDQRGHGYLPRDWSAKMGETFKTFNENAAELLSSSLRPERAAELIRNANLSGYWESYGAMTGMFMAREIDLRLGRGALIQTISEGPLDMLAKYAGLTDRDDRLPKLSDQIIREIARK; this comes from the coding sequence ATGACAACCAATAGGAGTGTCGCTGTTTCATTTCTTATAGGTCTTGCGGTATGCGCTTCCCACGTCCCGCTCCTCTCGCAGACAAATCCCAAATTCAATGTCTCACTCCGTGTCGACTACACTGCCGCCCAGCAGATGCTCGACCTCTTCAGCGATGAGCCCGTCAATACCACCTCTCTCGCCGCCCTGCGGGGGAATCTCATCGCCGCCTCCACCACCGGCCTGATCGCCGACCGGGGAGGCGTCGCCGGCCTCCTCCGGAATTATCTCGACTCGCTCCGGTATCACCAGATCATCCGGGACGATGTCTATCACCTCGAGAGCGCGCGGAAGAGCGCGCCCGAGATCAGGAGCCTCCTCGTGGAGATGCAGAAGGGGACCTTCAGCCGCAGGGTCATCGCGACCGTCGAGCAGATCTTCCCGGCGGAGGCGGAGGTGTCGATCGACATCCCGCTCTACGCCGTCGCCCTCGGGCATGAGAACGTCGACGCCTACGTGCGTCGCATCCGGTGGGAGGGGGACGTGCCGAAATTCGTGGGGGAGGGAGAAGGGGAGCTGACCATCGTGGTCAACCTGTCGCAGTCGGTGAAATACGGCCCCGATCTTCAGGAACGGTATCTCACTCTCCTCGGCGTCGTCGCGCACGAAGTGTTCCACGCGGCGTTCGGCGCCTACAAAGACGGGTCCCGCTCCTGGCGGCGCTACCAGCGGACCCACACCCGCCCCTTCGACGCCCTTCTCGACCTCACCCAGAACGAAGGGATCGCGTATTATCTCTCTCTCGACCAGCGGGGGCACGGGTATCTTCCGCGTGATTGGTCCGCGAAGATGGGGGAAACCTTCAAGACATTCAACGAGAATGCGGCGGAATTGCTCTCCTCAAGCCTCCGGCCGGAGCGTGCGGCGGAGTTGATCCGGAACGCGAACCTGAGCGGCTACTGGGAAAGTTACGGAGCGATGACCGGCATGTTCATGGCCCGTGAGATCGATCTGCGGCTCGGGAGGGGAGCTCTGATTCAAACGATTTCAGAGGGTCCTCTCGACATGCTGGCGAAATATGCCGGCCTGACCGACCGGGACGACAGACTCCCGAAGCTCTCGGATCAGATAATTCGGGAAATAGCCCGAAAATAA
- the hutI gene encoding imidazolonepropionase, with protein MKLALINIKQLVTVSSEGRRFNAGKEMGSLGCIENAAVLIENDEFSWIGRMEDLTMSSLGESDVLDCLDCVVMPGFVDSHTHTVFAGSREEEFAMRSAGATYREIAERGGGILSTVRSVRETSKKELKKNARKWMNAMMIHGTTTVEIKSGYGLDTDNEIKLLEAIRELDKEEVMTVASTFLGAHAIPPEFLEDRRGYVDMILSKMLPYVGSKQLATFCDVFCEEGYFDPGESRSILLQGKQFGLLPKIHADQLSGRGGAELAAEVGAVSADHLERVSDAGIAALARAEVVAVLLPCVSFFLNEPYAPARRIIDAGVPVALASDFNPGSCMTYSMPLVMTAACTHMKMSPEEAITASTLNAAAALNLSRERGSIEIGKKADAVVLRIPHYRYLPYHFGENHVEKVVKNGVVLELR; from the coding sequence ATGAAGCTCGCGCTCATCAATATAAAACAGCTCGTCACCGTTTCCTCGGAAGGCCGGCGCTTCAACGCAGGGAAAGAGATGGGATCCCTCGGCTGCATCGAGAACGCCGCCGTCCTCATCGAGAACGACGAGTTCAGCTGGATCGGCCGGATGGAGGACCTGACGATGAGCAGCCTCGGCGAATCGGACGTCCTCGATTGCCTCGACTGCGTCGTGATGCCCGGATTCGTGGATTCGCACACCCACACGGTCTTCGCCGGAAGCCGCGAGGAGGAATTTGCCATGCGATCGGCGGGAGCGACCTACCGCGAAATCGCCGAGCGGGGCGGGGGGATCCTCAGCACGGTCCGGAGCGTCCGCGAGACGTCGAAGAAAGAGCTGAAGAAGAACGCGCGGAAATGGATGAACGCGATGATGATCCACGGAACGACCACGGTGGAGATCAAGAGCGGGTACGGCCTCGACACCGATAATGAAATCAAGCTCCTGGAAGCCATCCGGGAGCTCGACAAGGAAGAGGTGATGACCGTTGCCTCCACATTCCTCGGGGCCCACGCGATCCCGCCCGAATTTCTGGAGGACAGGCGGGGGTACGTCGACATGATCCTGAGCAAGATGCTCCCCTATGTCGGATCGAAGCAGCTTGCCACTTTCTGCGACGTCTTCTGCGAGGAGGGATACTTCGACCCCGGAGAATCCCGGTCGATCCTCCTCCAGGGAAAACAATTCGGCCTCCTGCCGAAAATCCACGCCGACCAGCTCTCCGGCCGGGGAGGGGCGGAGCTCGCGGCCGAGGTGGGCGCTGTGTCGGCGGATCACCTCGAGCGTGTCAGCGACGCGGGCATCGCGGCCCTCGCGCGGGCGGAAGTCGTCGCGGTCCTTTTGCCCTGCGTCTCGTTTTTTCTTAATGAACCCTACGCGCCCGCCCGCAGGATCATCGACGCTGGAGTCCCGGTGGCGCTTGCGTCGGATTTCAACCCCGGATCGTGCATGACCTACAGCATGCCGCTCGTCATGACCGCCGCCTGCACGCACATGAAGATGTCGCCCGAGGAGGCGATCACGGCGTCGACCCTGAACGCCGCGGCCGCGCTCAACCTGTCGCGCGAGCGGGGCAGCATCGAGATCGGCAAGAAGGCCGATGCGGTCGTCCTGAGAATTCCCCATTATCGCTATCTCCCTTATCACTTCGGCGAGAACCACGTCGAAAAGGTCGTCAAGAACGGCGTCGTTCTGGAGCTCCGATGA
- a CDS encoding GNAT family N-acetyltransferase encodes MNRTVIRPLSRPHGKAFLSLVNALADYEKLKRPGRAAQSRLLRDALGKRKRFDAFLAFADGRAAGYAIVFETYSSFRARPTLYLEDLFVLPEFRKKKIGYSLFRKCLSEAKRRGCGRMEWMVLDWNTPAIRFYRKLNATWMKEWMLFRIDL; translated from the coding sequence ATGAACCGGACCGTCATCCGGCCCCTGAGCCGCCCGCACGGCAAGGCCTTCCTCTCGCTCGTCAACGCGCTCGCCGACTACGAAAAGCTGAAGCGGCCGGGCCGCGCGGCGCAGTCGCGCCTCCTGAGGGACGCGCTCGGGAAGAGAAAACGCTTCGACGCGTTTCTTGCGTTCGCGGACGGTAGGGCTGCGGGCTACGCGATCGTCTTCGAAACGTACTCTTCTTTCCGCGCGCGGCCGACGCTCTACCTGGAAGACCTCTTCGTCCTCCCGGAATTCCGCAAGAAGAAAATCGGCTACTCGCTCTTCCGGAAATGCCTCTCCGAAGCGAAACGGCGGGGGTGCGGACGGATGGAATGGATGGTGCTCGACTGGAACACGCCCGCGATCCGGTTTTACAGGAAACTCAACGCAACCTGGATGAAGGAGTGGATGCTGTTCCGCATCGACCTGTAG
- a CDS encoding cyclodeaminase/cyclohydrolase family protein gives MLTENTVSRFLEELASNSPAPGGGSAAALAGAVGAALTSMVCRLTIGKKKYEKVEPEMKSLLKKAEESRLFLTRMIDRDAEAFDKVMEAYGLPKETEDQKALRSAAIQGATKEAALVPLELMKHVIDAFALARAAAEKGNSNSVSDAGVSAVMLHAACESAALNVQINLSAITDTEFVGWRTEEVTTLRRTSAGHLEQILAIVSRRIAGG, from the coding sequence ATGCTCACTGAAAATACGGTCTCACGATTTCTGGAAGAACTCGCTTCAAATTCACCCGCTCCCGGCGGCGGAAGCGCCGCGGCGCTGGCCGGAGCCGTCGGGGCCGCGCTCACCTCGATGGTCTGCCGCCTGACGATCGGCAAGAAGAAATACGAGAAGGTCGAGCCGGAGATGAAGAGTCTCCTGAAAAAGGCAGAAGAGTCGCGGCTCTTTCTCACGCGCATGATCGACCGTGACGCGGAAGCGTTCGACAAGGTCATGGAGGCGTACGGGCTCCCGAAGGAGACGGAGGACCAGAAAGCCCTCCGCTCCGCCGCGATTCAGGGAGCGACCAAGGAAGCGGCGCTCGTTCCGCTGGAACTGATGAAGCACGTGATCGACGCGTTCGCGCTGGCGCGCGCGGCGGCTGAGAAGGGGAATTCAAATTCGGTGAGCGATGCGGGGGTGAGCGCGGTGATGCTCCATGCCGCCTGCGAGAGCGCGGCCCTCAACGTGCAAATCAACCTGAGCGCCATCACCGACACGGAATTCGTCGGCTGGAGAACCGAGGAAGTCACCACCCTCCGTCGCACGAGCGCGGGGCACCTCGAGCAGATCCTCGCGATCGTCTCCCGAAGGATCGCAGGGGGCTGA
- the ftcD gene encoding glutamate formimidoyltransferase → MTRLVECVPNFSEGRNRDSIEAISAAIRATGGVKLLSVEPDKDYNRCVVTFVGEPEAAVEAAFAATKKAGEVIDMRQHKGEHPRLGATDVVPFVPVSGVTMKECVGLARAYGKRVGAELGIPVYLYEEAASAPERKNLADVRRGEYEGLAEKLKDPAWKPDYGGTDFNAKSGGTAAGARFFLIAYNVNLGSDRKDIAHEIALRIRESGRTLKNESGAPVRIAGSLKSVKAMGVLLERLNIAQVSINLTNFNVTPPHVAFEAVKKEAETLGTGVTGSEIVGLVPKEALLLAGSHYADGLPLNESQLIGRAIERLGLNEIDTFDPKKKIIEFMI, encoded by the coding sequence ATGACCCGGCTCGTTGAGTGCGTTCCCAATTTCAGCGAAGGGCGGAACCGGGATTCGATCGAGGCGATCTCGGCGGCCATCCGCGCCACAGGCGGCGTCAAGCTGCTCAGCGTGGAGCCCGACAAGGACTACAACCGGTGCGTCGTGACGTTCGTCGGCGAGCCGGAGGCCGCCGTGGAAGCGGCGTTCGCGGCGACGAAGAAGGCGGGGGAAGTGATCGACATGAGGCAGCACAAGGGCGAGCACCCCCGGCTCGGCGCCACCGATGTCGTCCCGTTCGTCCCCGTCTCCGGAGTCACGATGAAGGAATGCGTCGGGCTGGCCCGGGCGTACGGGAAACGGGTCGGAGCGGAGCTCGGGATTCCGGTCTACCTCTACGAGGAGGCGGCCTCGGCGCCGGAACGAAAAAACCTGGCGGACGTGCGGAGGGGGGAGTATGAAGGGTTGGCGGAGAAGCTGAAGGATCCCGCCTGGAAGCCGGATTACGGCGGGACAGACTTCAATGCGAAGTCGGGGGGAACGGCCGCGGGCGCCCGGTTTTTCCTCATCGCGTATAACGTCAACCTCGGGTCCGACAGAAAGGACATCGCCCACGAGATCGCCCTGCGAATCCGGGAGAGCGGAAGAACCCTCAAGAACGAATCAGGGGCCCCGGTGCGGATCGCCGGCTCGCTGAAGTCGGTGAAGGCGATGGGTGTGCTGCTCGAACGGCTGAACATCGCCCAGGTGTCGATCAACCTCACGAATTTCAACGTGACGCCGCCGCACGTCGCCTTTGAAGCGGTGAAGAAGGAGGCGGAGACGCTCGGCACCGGCGTGACGGGGAGTGAAATTGTCGGATTGGTCCCGAAGGAAGCGCTCCTTCTGGCCGGCTCCCACTACGCCGACGGCCTCCCTCTCAATGAGTCGCAACTGATCGGACGGGCGATCGAGCGGCTCGGATTGAACGAGATCGACACGTTCGATCCAAAAAAGAAAATCATCGAATTCATGATCTAA
- a CDS encoding adenosine-specific kinase, translating into MELKTVVIDKPADLNCILGQSHFIKTVEDLYEAIVNTNPAMRFGLAFCESSGPALVRSVGNEERLLDLAKRNAMALGCGHVFIIMMEGGFPVNILNAIKSVPEVCQIFCATANPLEVVVAETEQGRGILGVIDGIKPKGLESDADIRTRIEFLRKIGYKLS; encoded by the coding sequence ATGGAACTGAAGACCGTAGTCATCGACAAACCCGCCGACCTCAATTGCATCCTCGGCCAGTCGCATTTTATCAAGACCGTTGAGGACCTCTACGAGGCGATCGTGAACACGAACCCGGCCATGCGATTCGGGCTCGCGTTTTGCGAGTCGTCGGGCCCCGCGCTCGTCCGTTCGGTGGGCAACGAGGAGCGGCTCCTCGACCTGGCGAAGCGGAACGCAATGGCCCTCGGGTGCGGCCACGTTTTTATTATTATGATGGAGGGGGGCTTTCCGGTGAATATTCTGAACGCGATCAAGAGCGTCCCCGAGGTCTGCCAGATTTTCTGCGCCACGGCAAACCCTCTCGAGGTGGTCGTCGCGGAAACGGAGCAGGGAAGGGGAATTCTCGGGGTGATCGACGGCATAAAACCGAAAGGACTCGAGTCGGACGCCGACATCCGGACGCGGATCGAGTTCCTGAGAAAAATCGGCTATAAACTGAGTTGA
- a CDS encoding BamA/TamA family outer membrane protein — protein sequence MTGSAALPFVLLLLCCAISTGRAQDSLASIPLQEVPDSIWTVDTVRIVGNVHTKGFVILREMTLKPGLAITRNLLEYDRNRIYSLRLFNEVQMRVEPSAAGFAHLVIEVSERWYIFPYPIFGIRDRDWGRIFFGVGIVHTNFRGRNEKLNASLILGFDPSVGLSYRNPFLNAEGTQFIEGQLSYSKVRNRSILAQAGTDNFDERHYAVSGRYGRRFDIYHTLWIEAGYQVVDIGNYLPIPTISPEGIDRFPIGRIGYSYDSRDIGEYPGSGAFAGATISKIGWPGADLDIVRYAADVRGYQPVARDVVLAARLFTDLAAGGRTPSYNHVYFGYGERIRGHFKEVYEGESMLGFSTELHYTLLSPVYFRVHALPSEFSVWRFGITAALFGDAGTVWFRGTPVALDRFVKGYGAGIDFLLPYSAVLRLEYALNEVRRGEFILDFGASF from the coding sequence GTGACCGGATCGGCCGCTCTCCCTTTCGTACTTCTCCTTCTCTGCTGCGCCATTTCCACCGGCCGGGCCCAGGACAGCCTCGCATCGATTCCCCTCCAGGAGGTCCCCGATTCGATCTGGACCGTCGATACGGTGCGGATCGTCGGAAACGTCCATACGAAGGGTTTTGTGATCCTGCGGGAGATGACGCTCAAGCCGGGGCTCGCGATCACCCGGAACCTTCTCGAGTACGACAGGAACAGGATTTACAGCCTGCGCCTCTTCAACGAGGTCCAGATGCGGGTCGAGCCGTCGGCCGCAGGGTTCGCCCATCTCGTGATCGAGGTCAGCGAACGGTGGTACATTTTCCCCTACCCCATTTTCGGAATCAGGGACAGGGATTGGGGGAGGATCTTTTTTGGGGTCGGGATCGTGCACACGAATTTCCGCGGACGGAATGAAAAACTGAACGCCTCGCTCATCCTGGGCTTCGACCCCTCGGTCGGCCTCTCCTACCGCAACCCGTTTCTCAACGCGGAGGGGACCCAATTCATCGAAGGCCAGCTCTCCTACAGCAAGGTCAGAAACCGGAGCATCCTCGCTCAGGCGGGAACGGACAACTTCGACGAGCGCCACTATGCGGTTTCCGGACGCTATGGCAGGCGTTTCGACATCTATCACACGCTCTGGATCGAGGCAGGGTACCAGGTCGTCGATATCGGCAACTACCTTCCGATCCCCACCATCTCGCCGGAAGGGATCGACCGTTTTCCGATCGGGAGGATCGGGTACTCCTACGATTCGCGCGATATCGGAGAGTATCCGGGGTCGGGTGCATTCGCCGGCGCGACGATCAGCAAGATCGGCTGGCCGGGAGCCGACCTGGATATTGTGCGCTATGCGGCCGACGTGCGGGGATACCAGCCCGTGGCGCGGGACGTCGTGCTCGCGGCAAGACTCTTTACCGACCTCGCCGCCGGGGGAAGGACTCCGAGTTACAACCATGTCTACTTCGGTTACGGCGAGCGCATCCGGGGGCATTTCAAGGAGGTGTACGAGGGGGAAAGCATGCTCGGGTTCTCAACCGAGCTCCATTACACGCTCCTATCGCCGGTCTATTTCCGCGTCCACGCCCTCCCCTCAGAATTCTCCGTCTGGCGGTTCGGAATCACCGCCGCCCTCTTCGGGGACGCGGGGACGGTCTGGTTCCGCGGAACCCCCGTGGCGCTCGACCGGTTTGTGAAAGGTTACGGCGCGGGGATCGATTTCCTCCTTCCTTACAGCGCTGTCCTCCGTCTAGAATACGCTCTCAACGAGGTGCGGCGAGGCGAGTTCATACTCGACTTCGGCGCATCCTTCTAA
- a CDS encoding cold-shock protein, which yields MEQGTVKWFNGAKGYGFISRQNGEDVFVHFKAIVGEGYKTLNEGDKVQFDVEKGPKGLQAANVQKI from the coding sequence ATGGAGCAAGGAACCGTGAAGTGGTTCAACGGAGCCAAGGGTTATGGCTTCATTTCACGTCAGAATGGCGAAGATGTATTCGTCCATTTCAAGGCGATCGTCGGCGAGGGGTACAAGACCCTGAACGAAGGCGACAAAGTCCAGTTTGACGTCGAAAAAGGACCCAAGGGGTTACAGGCTGCTAACGTACAGAAGATCTGA
- a CDS encoding RsmE family RNA methyltransferase: MDYFYAPPGRIDGRSVIIDGEELAHLVHVMRKKAGDEVMVVDGNGNAHDVILEEVTKHSARGAIRKSFRNYHETEIRVTLAVAILKNPSKFDFLVEKTTEVGVVGIIPLRTERTIPNHAKTDRWQKLALAAMKQSGRSCLPRVHELTGLEDLLRTATTFQSRIIAHSEAPASPAPPGPILTGPGPTLILVGPEGGFSEAEVELCVGEGFKPVYLGDRRLRTETAAIALATLAILGRGRGTRDL; the protein is encoded by the coding sequence ATGGACTACTTCTACGCACCCCCCGGGCGGATCGACGGCAGGTCGGTGATCATCGACGGGGAAGAGCTCGCCCATCTGGTCCATGTCATGCGAAAGAAGGCGGGGGATGAGGTGATGGTGGTCGACGGGAACGGAAACGCACATGATGTGATCCTCGAAGAGGTCACGAAGCATTCCGCCCGCGGCGCGATCCGGAAGTCGTTCCGGAATTATCATGAGACGGAAATCAGGGTGACGCTCGCCGTCGCGATCCTGAAGAATCCCTCCAAGTTCGATTTTCTCGTGGAAAAGACGACGGAGGTCGGCGTTGTCGGAATCATTCCTCTCCGGACGGAGCGGACGATCCCGAATCACGCGAAGACCGACCGCTGGCAGAAATTGGCGCTTGCGGCGATGAAGCAGAGCGGACGCTCCTGCCTTCCGAGGGTTCATGAATTGACCGGGCTCGAAGACCTTCTGCGAACCGCAACGACGTTTCAGAGTAGAATCATCGCGCATAGCGAAGCGCCTGCATCGCCGGCTCCACCCGGGCCCATCCTGACGGGACCGGGACCAACGCTGATCCTCGTGGGTCCGGAGGGGGGCTTCAGCGAAGCCGAGGTCGAACTCTGTGTTGGGGAGGGATTCAAGCCGGTCTATCTGGGAGACCGCCGGTTGCGAACCGAAACGGCGGCTATCGCCCTTGCGACGCTGGCTATTCTTGGAAGAGGCAGGGGTACCCGCGACCTTTAG
- a CDS encoding cold shock domain-containing protein: MTQGTVKFFNPTKGFGFITTEQGEEIFFHKSNVKNTGFRDVLVQGDNVQFELKQEQKGKRAYNIVRV; the protein is encoded by the coding sequence ATGACACAAGGCACCGTGAAGTTTTTTAATCCGACAAAGGGCTTCGGTTTTATTACGACGGAACAGGGAGAAGAAATCTTCTTTCATAAGAGCAACGTGAAGAATACGGGTTTTCGCGACGTTCTGGTTCAGGGAGACAATGTCCAGTTCGAGCTGAAGCAGGAACAAAAAGGGAAGCGGGCCTACAACATCGTGCGCGTCTAA